In the genome of Lysobacter sp. BMK333-48F3, the window CATCTGCGGCGCGACCAGGGCATAGGTCATCAGCGAGCCGCCGATGTCGACCTTGGAAATCACCGGCTCCTGGATGTCCTGCGGCAGGTCGGTGCGGATCCGGGTGACCGCGTCGCGGGTATCGTCCAGCGCGGTCGCCAGGTCGGCCTCCAGGAAGAACTCGATCTGGGTCGTGCTGACGCCCTCGCTGACGGTCGACATCACCCGCTTGACGTTGGTCACCGTGGCGACCGAATCCTCGATCTTGCGCGTGACCTCGGCTTCCAACTGGCTCGGCGACGCGCCCGGCTGGGTCACCGTCACCGTGGTCATCGGAAAGGCGATGTCCGGGAAGCGCGCGACCGGCAACTGGTGGAAGCCCCACAGCCCGGCCACGCACAGCACGAAGAACACCATCACCGCCGGCAATGGCCGGCGGATCGCCCATGCGGAGAAATTCATGGCGTCGCGCTCTCCTTGGTCGTCGCCGTTGCCGCGACCACGCGCACCCGATCGCCGTCGCCGAGGAAGCCGGCGCCCTGCGCGACCACGCGCTCGCCGTCCTTCAATCCCTGGACGATCTCGACCATGCCCTGCGCGGTCTGGCCGGTGCGCACCCGCCGGCGCTGCACCGATTGCGCGTCCTTGAGGGTGAACACGTAACTGTGGCCGTCGCGCTGCACCACCGCGGCGCTGGGCACCATCAGGGCGCGGCCGTCGCCGGTGACGATGCGGCCTTCCAGGTACACGCCTTGCTTCAGCGCCCCGGGCTCGGGCAGGTCGGCGTAGACGGTGCCGGTGCGGGTCTGGCCGTCGACGCCCGGGCTGACCGCGCGGATCCGACCGGCGATGGCCTGGCCGGCGTGCGTCAGTTCGACCGTGTTGCCGACCGCGACCAGCGACAGCTGATCCTCGGGCAGTTCGGCGCGCCACTCCAGGCGCCCGTCGCGGATCAAACGCAACAATTCGTTGCCGGCCGCCACTACCTGGCCGGGTTGGACCAGGCGCTTGGAGATCACCCCGTCGGCCGGCGCGCGCAGCTCGGCGAAGTCGCGCCGCAACCGGGCCGCGTCGCGCCCGGCCCGTGCGGTCGCGGCCTGCGCCTCGGCCTGCACCCGGGTGGCGTGCAGTTCGTCCAGATTGCCGGCGCTGATCAACTGCTGCGTGGCCAGCTTGGCGCCGCGCTCGTAGCTGACCTGGGCCAGCGACAGCGAAGCCTGTGCCTGGCGCAGCGAGGCCTCGGCCTGGGCCAGTTCGCTGTCCAGGGTGCGGTGGTCCAGGGTCAGCAGCACCTGACCCTTGAGCACGCTCTGGCCGACGTCGACGTTGAGCGCGGTCACCCGCTGGCCGCTGAGCTCCACGCCCAGCTGCATTTCCTCGAACGCCGACACCGGCCCGGACACCAGCACGCTGCGCGCCAGCGGCCGCAGCTGCGCCGGCGCCAGCGACACCGGCAAGCCGGCCGAGGTTTTAGCCGCGGCTTCGTCTTCCTTGGCGCCTCCGCACGCCGCCAGGGACAAACCGAGCAGAACAGGGACTAGCCAACGCCGGGGGCGTGCACGCATGGGGATTCCGTAAGGGCAGGGGAAACGGGGGCGCGCGGCAGCGCAGCCTTCGTCGTGCGGACCGGTCGGCGGCTGCGATCTCTGCGCGCATCGCGACCAACGTAGGCAGACGAGTTTAAGAAGGGATTAACGAGGCGCCCGGCCGGCCCGCGGCGCGAACGATACGGCTGCGGCGAGTCGGTGGGGAAGGGAGCGGGGGAGTCGGCGGGCGTTCCGGCCAGCGGCGCGAGAGCGCAGTGACGACAGGATGGCGGCATGGCCGCAACGGCGCGGGCTCCCGAATCAACGAGCCGGATGCGCCTCGCCTCGGGGCGCCTTGCTTCGGCTTGCCGCCGTTCCACGGCAGGGAGCCCTCTCCCTGGATGCGCCATTGCGCCACTTTCGTTGCTCGATCTCGGTAATGATAGGCGAAATCCGGCGAGGCGCCAGTTGCTCTCGAACCCGCCGTCGCGGCGCGGCCGCGTCCCGACCCTTTTGTCCAGGAACCTGCGATGCCACTGATCGCCCACGATCCCCCGGAACTGTTTCCGCCCTACCGCGGCTATGTCCACGCCATGGAAGTGGCGGGCGGCACGCGGCTGCTGTTCATCAGCGGCCTCAACGCCTTCGAGGCCGACGGCAGCACCATGCCCGAGTCGTTCGAGGACCAGGCGCAACTGATCTGGAAACATATCAAGACCATCCTCGCCGCCGCCGGACTGGGCATCGACAACCTGGTATCGCTGCGTACCTATCTGGCCGACCCCAAGTTCGACCAGGCCAACGCCCGCATTCGCGCCGAACAACTGGGATCGCATCGGGTCTCCTCGACGGTGGTCTGCTGCACGCTGCTGGAACCGAACTGGAAGCTGGAAGTGGAGGCGGTGGCGGCGGGTTGAAGCCGGCCAACGCGCATCGCCGCCGCCGGTCCTCTGGCCGGAGAACGCCGGCGGGCGAGACCGCCCGCGATCGTTCGCCGCGTATGTTGCGGCACAGCGCCGGGTTATGAGCGCTGCCGCGCCGGCCCTGCGTCCTTATGTCGCGGAAGCGACTCCAGGAAACCGCGCGTCAGCGCCACCGCGCGATCCAGATGGGTTTCCAGCAGCCAGTGCCCGCCGTCGTCGAACAGATGCAACTGCGCCTGCGGCAGGTCGCGCAGGTAAGCCCGCGCCGCGGCCTCCGGCATATAGCCGTCGCGCGGTCCCCACAGGATCAGGGTCGGCGGCGCCTGCTCGCGCAGATACGCCTGGTAGCGCGGGAACCATTCCAGGTTCTCCTTCAAGCCTTCCATCAGTGCCACCGCGATATCGGCGCGTGCGGGCGTGGTCAGCGCCCAATGCAGGGTCCATAGATCGGGACTCATCCGCGGCTCGAGATCGGCGACGACCCCGTTGAGGAATTCGTCGCGATAGCCTTGCTCGCTGACCGCATCGGTCAGCGCCTTGCCGGTCGCGTCGGTCGGATGCGCGAAATGACGCAGCAAGCCTTGGTACTGGGGCCCGAGCGTATCGGCGTAGATGTCGCCGTTCTGCACGATCAGGCCGGCGACCTTGTCCGGCGCCTGGATCGCCAGGCGCAAGCCGATTTGCGAGCCGTAGTCGTGCAGATAGAGCACGTAGCGCTGCAGTCCGAGCCGCTCGGCGAACGCGGCCAGGAAGCGGGCATAGCCGGCGAAGCCGTAATCGAAATCGTCCGGCGTGTCGCTGTAGCCGAAACCGGGGAAATCCGGCGCGATCAGCCGCCAGCGATCGGCCAGCGCCGGCATGAAGTTGCGGAACTCGAACGAGGAGCAGGGATAGCCGTGCGGCAACAACAGCACGGGGGCGTCGGCCGGGCCGGCCTCGCGGTAGAAGGCCTCGCAACCGTCGACGACGATGCGGCGATGGCGGACGGCGTCGCTGCTGCGTGGTATCGGCGATGCGATCGGCGCGTTCATGCGTTGGCTCCGGTCCTGGCGGGCTTGGGTCCATTTACCCGGTGGCGTTGTTGTTCGCGCGTGAGCGCTGCGCCGGCGCCGTACACGCTGCGCTTACCTTTCGCGGCCAATCCGGTCGGCAACCCGCGCGACCGCCGTGATTCGGCAGTCATCGGATTCGCGACGCTTGCGCTGCCTCCCAATCCTGGGGAATACCCTAGGTGCAATTCGCCTCGCGCCGCTGTTAGCGTGTGACGAACGACCGAATTCACGGGGCCGACATGAGCACCATCTCCGGATCGGGCGGCTATCTGCCTCCAACCGGCGTCCCGGCCGATGCGTCGAGCGGCCCGGGCCTGCCGACTGGCGCCGTGCCCACGAACGCCGGCCCCGTGCCGACCGCTGAGACGATCGAGCACCTGCATCAGGGCGAGGGCTCGCCCTGGACCGCGCAAGGGCTCGGTTACGACCAGGCCGAGAACGCGTTCTTCACTACTTACTATCGCGACGATCCGTCGGACACGATCAGCATCGATCCAGGCAACAACGGCACTCAGATCGAGATTGCCAATCCGCAGGACGCCTTGCCGAACGTGCGGCTGTCGGTACAGGATCGCGCCAGCGGCGGCGAACTGCGCGACGTCTATCTCGCCGGTCTCGACGGCAGAGCCGAGTTGAGCAAGGGCGGCGGGGTCGCCGTGGCCGGCGACTTCGTCTACGTGGCCGATACCAGCCAGGTATATGTGTATCGCCGCAGCGACATCTACAACGCCACCCCGGGCGAGATCGTTGAGGCGGTGCACGTCAACCAGGTCGAGGAGGGATCGGCCAGCTACATCAACATCCACGACGGCAAGGCCTATGTGGGGCGCTGGGTCGAGAACCACCCCTGGCGCAGCGCCGGCGACGGCGACCCCGAGGCCCACGTCTACCGGATCGACCCGCAAACCGGCCGTTTCGTCGACGATAGCGGCGGCTATCGTTACGACAGCGATCCGCGCGAGACCTCCGCCGACCCCTTGGCCACCATCGAGACTCCCTACAACGTCCAGGGCATCGCGGTAGACGACGACGGCATCGTATTCAGCGCCAGCTTCGGCGACTTTGGCCCGGCCCCCAGCGACCTGATCTGGCAGAACTGGTCCGATCCGTCCCGCTACGAGCTGAGCGAAGAGCAGCACGAGTACGACGTGCCCGACTACAACGAGGGTATCCAGATCGTCGAAGGCGACATATTCGTAGCCACGGAAGAGGGCGCCGACAAGTACGACGGCGAGGGCGGGCTGAACGAGATCCGTCGCTACGACCTGGACGAGGTCAAAGACGACTGAGTGATGGTTCGCGGCGCGTCAGCGGGTAACGAGTCGCTTGCCAGGGCAACGATAGGCCGGGTGAAGTGGGGTCGGCCTGGTGCGCTGGCATGGGAGGGTTGTCGAGTCGAGTAGGGCGCTACGCCGCACGCCGCCGAGGTGCGCGCGCCGTGCCGGTGTCATCCGCGTCCCGTCGCACAGACCGTCAGATTCGGAATCCGCACGCCGCCGTCGGCGGTCGCGTAAGGCTGCAGACACTCGCCCAGCCTGCGGTCGAACTCCATCCGCTGCGCGAGCGGCTGGTCGCCCAGCAAGGCCGAGAATTCCGGCGACACATCGATCAGATAGCGGCCGCAGTCTTCGGCCGACGAGAACTCCAGCGCCATGGCCATTTCTTCGCTGCGCACCTCGCTGAAGCCGGCGCGAGCGAACAGATCTTGCAACTCCTCGTTCGCGGATCGATGCGAAGCAGGAGCTTGCGGCGCAGGCGAGGGCAGTCCGAACAGTTCCCGCGCCACCGTCGCCGCCAGGTCGGCCATGGGGCGCCCCTCCGGCCCGGATTGCCAGACCGCAGTGACGAACCGACCGCCGGGTACCAGAAAACGCCGGATCGCGACCAAAGCCTGGAACGGATCGGGCAGGGACGTGACGCCCCAGCGGCAAAGCGCAGCATCGAAGCGAGCGTCGGCGAAACCCGCCTCGACCGCATCGGCCTCGACGAACTGCACGTTCGCCAGCCCTAGTTCCCGGGCCCTGTCCCGAGCGATATCGAGCATCGCCGGCGAGAGATCCGTCGCCACGACCCGTCCCGATGGCCCGACCCGGCTCGCGGCCATCAGCGCCGGCTCGCCGATGCCGGTGCCGATGTCCAATACCCGTTGTCCGGGCTCGATCCTGGCCAAGGCCAACATGCGCCGGCTCACGCCTTGCGCGCCGTTCTCGATGGTCGGCCACCACTTGGCCCAACCGGCGGCGACACTGTCCCATTGACGGCGTTGCTCGTGTCGACGGCGCGCGGGATCGTTGGACGGGAGGCTCACGAATACGCTCTCTTTTTCCCTTGTAGGCTACCGCCAGCATGGTTTTGGCCGGTTTCACCGGGTTTAACACGTCGTACTTGAGGGCCGGCCTGCAGGCATACGGAGATCTTCCGGGCTATCTTGTCCATACAGGGAGAATCCATCGTGAAGACAAGGATTTGGGCGGTCATGCTGTTGTTGCCGTCGATAGCCGGCGCGCAAATGGTTTACAAATGCGTAGGCAAGGGCGGGGCGATTTCGTACCAAAGCGAATCTTGTGCGGGCGGCAAGACTGCCAAGTCCTGGTCGGCCACACCCGAAGCGCCTCCTACGAACGAAGAGTTGTGGAGGCAGCATCGAGCCAAGAAGAAGGCCGAGGCCGACTCGCGCTACCTGTCCCGGCTCGCCGGCCGATCTCGGTCGGGCGCGGCCACCGGAGCAGCCGTCACCTCGGGCTCGTCGGGCAGCAGCCAGTG includes:
- a CDS encoding efflux RND transporter periplasmic adaptor subunit, encoding MRARPRRWLVPVLLGLSLAACGGAKEDEAAAKTSAGLPVSLAPAQLRPLARSVLVSGPVSAFEEMQLGVELSGQRVTALNVDVGQSVLKGQVLLTLDHRTLDSELAQAEASLRQAQASLSLAQVSYERGAKLATQQLISAGNLDELHATRVQAEAQAATARAGRDAARLRRDFAELRAPADGVISKRLVQPGQVVAAGNELLRLIRDGRLEWRAELPEDQLSLVAVGNTVELTHAGQAIAGRIRAVSPGVDGQTRTGTVYADLPEPGALKQGVYLEGRIVTGDGRALMVPSAAVVQRDGHSYVFTLKDAQSVQRRRVRTGQTAQGMVEIVQGLKDGERVVAQGAGFLGDGDRVRVVAATATTKESATP
- a CDS encoding RidA family protein, whose amino-acid sequence is MPLIAHDPPELFPPYRGYVHAMEVAGGTRLLFISGLNAFEADGSTMPESFEDQAQLIWKHIKTILAAAGLGIDNLVSLRTYLADPKFDQANARIRAEQLGSHRVSSTVVCCTLLEPNWKLEVEAVAAG
- a CDS encoding alpha/beta hydrolase: MNAPIASPIPRSSDAVRHRRIVVDGCEAFYREAGPADAPVLLLPHGYPCSSFEFRNFMPALADRWRLIAPDFPGFGYSDTPDDFDYGFAGYARFLAAFAERLGLQRYVLYLHDYGSQIGLRLAIQAPDKVAGLIVQNGDIYADTLGPQYQGLLRHFAHPTDATGKALTDAVSEQGYRDEFLNGVVADLEPRMSPDLWTLHWALTTPARADIAVALMEGLKENLEWFPRYQAYLREQAPPTLILWGPRDGYMPEAAARAYLRDLPQAQLHLFDDGGHWLLETHLDRAVALTRGFLESLPRHKDAGPARQRS
- a CDS encoding methyltransferase domain-containing protein, giving the protein MSLPSNDPARRRHEQRRQWDSVAAGWAKWWPTIENGAQGVSRRMLALARIEPGQRVLDIGTGIGEPALMAASRVGPSGRVVATDLSPAMLDIARDRARELGLANVQFVEADAVEAGFADARFDAALCRWGVTSLPDPFQALVAIRRFLVPGGRFVTAVWQSGPEGRPMADLAATVARELFGLPSPAPQAPASHRSANEELQDLFARAGFSEVRSEEMAMALEFSSAEDCGRYLIDVSPEFSALLGDQPLAQRMEFDRRLGECLQPYATADGGVRIPNLTVCATGRG
- a CDS encoding DUF4124 domain-containing protein, which gives rise to MLLLPSIAGAQMVYKCVGKGGAISYQSESCAGGKTAKSWSATPEAPPTNEELWRQHRAKKKAEADSRYLSRLAGRSRSGAATGAAVTSGSSGSSQCEHMKRMRDANVDNNTGYDGRRNWADQVYNACK